In a genomic window of Scheffersomyces stipitis CBS 6054 chromosome 4, complete sequence:
- the CBR3 gene encoding NADH-cytochrome b-5 reductase (go_function oxidoreductase activity~go_process electron transport), with amino-acid sequence MEDKRELLKQPLHGIYIPIGLIIFGTLMFGYEYLPYSIGFIVVVCSTQLFFAYKRRSSMDKVKWQDFELVDKTIIAPMTTIYRFKLNRDDEVLDIPTGHHLACCFTINGKDEVRYYSPISNQFDAGFFDIMVKHYEHGVVTKRLAQVAEGQTVKFRGPFGKLDYKPNMAKELGLIAGGSGITPILQVITKIITSPDDTTKVKLVFANNSEKDILLRAEIDEIASRYPGFSVEYVLTTPSEDWTGSSGYVTKEIVEKFLPSPDPENKIFVCGPPEMKKSVAKITADLGYQKESVFFF; translated from the coding sequence ATGGAAGACAAACGAGAGCTTTTGAAGCAGCCATTGCACGGGATCTACATCCCCATAGGCCTCATCATCTTTGGTACGCTTATGTTCGGCTACGAGTACTTACCCTATTCCATCGGGTTCATAGTAGTTGTTTGTTCCACGCAGTTGTTTTTTGCCTACAAAAGACGTTCCTCTATGGACAAGGTCAAGTGGCAGgattttgaacttgttgacaAGACCATCATTGCGCCCATGACTACGATCTACAGATTCAAGCTCAACAGAGATGATGAGGTGTTGGATATCCCTACGGGCCACCATTTGGCCTGTTGTTTCACTATAAACGGCAAAGATGAAGTCCGCTACTATTCGCCAATCAGTAACCAGTTCGATGCCGGCTTTTTTGACATCATGGTCAAACACTACGAGCACGGTGTCGTCACCAAAAGGTTGGCCCAGGTTGCAGAAGGGCAGACTGTCAAGTTCAGAGGTCCTTTTGGAAAGTTGGACTACAAACCCAACATGGCTAAGGAGCTTGGTTTGATCGCTGGAGGATCTGGTATCACGCCTATTCTCCAGGTGATCACGAAAATCATCACCAGCCCTGACGACACCACCAAGGTCAAGTTGGTTTTCGCTAACAATTCTGAAAAGGACATCTTGTTGAGAGCAGAAATCGACGAAATCGCTTCCAGATACCCAGGCTTCTCCGTGGAATACGTATTGACCACTCCTTCCGAGGACTGGACCGGAAGCTCAGGCTATGTCACCAAGGAAATCGTAGAAAAGTTCTTACCTTCGCCTGATCCCGAAAACAAGATCTTTGTCTGTGGCCCTCCCGAAATGAAAAAGTCGGTGGCAAAGATCACCGCAGACTTGGGCTACCAGAAGGaatctgttttcttcttctag
- the PLR1 gene encoding Pyridoxine 4-dehydrogenase (Pyridoxal reductase (PL reductase) (PL-red)), with translation MSYKPVPLHSKFGFGTMSMTWTPVPPPTEASVESLKFVTSHEEFGTKLLNGGEFYGPNNVNLKLLKAFVDSNTAEFNRGLTISIKGAISPELRPDGSKEQIDKSIANLTSFFPKDKNARPKLLFEIARVDKNTPYEETISYIAEHVKSGAIDGISLSEVGIESIRKAVATFPISCVELELSLMSTDILENGILEELSKHNIPVIAYSPLCRGYLTDFTVDHADNWLDTIPKGDHRHLFEKFFPENYEQNIKLVKALHKYAHEVKNTTLESLSLSWILAISGRKEFRGIKNVAPILPIPSGSTKDKITRNFSNIVELSDEDLDAIDKLIKEFPIKGLRYNAHAEATLNG, from the coding sequence atGTCCTACAAACCTGTACCTCTTCACTCCAAGTTTGGATTCGGAACCATGTCCATGACCTGGACTCCTGTGCCACCTCCAACGGAAGCATCCGTGGAATCGCTTAAGTTTGTCACTTCTCACGAAGAATTCGGTACCAAATTGCTTAATGGTGGTGAGTTCTATGGCCCAAACAATGTCAACTTGAAGCTCTTGAAGGCTTTTGTCGACTCCAACACTGCTGAGTTCAACCGTGGGCTCACTATTTCTATCAAGGGGGCTATCAGTCCCGAATTGAGACCAGACGGAAGTAAAGAGCAAATAGACAAGTCAATTGCAAACTTGACTTCCTTCTTCCCAAAGGATAAGAACGCTAGAcccaagttgttgttcGAGATAGCTAGAGTCGATAAAAACACTCCCTACGAAGAGACGATCTCCTACATTGCTGAACACGTTAAGAGCGGTGCCATTGATGGTATATCTCTTTCTGAAGTAGGCATTGAATCCATCAGAAAGGCTGTAGCTACGTTTCCTATTTCTTGTGTCGAGTTGGAGCTCTCCCTTATGTCCACTGATATTTTAGAAAACGGtattttggaagaattgtcGAAACACAACATTCCTGTTATTGCCTATTCTCCTCTTTGTAGAGGTTACTTGACTGACTTCACTGTTGACCATGCCGACAACTGGTTGGACACTATTCCAAAAGGTGATCACAGACATTTATTCGAGAAGTTCTTTCCAGAAAACTATGAACAAAACATCAAGTTGGTAAAAGCTTTGCACAAGTATGCTCATGAAGTCAAGAACACTACCTTGGAATCGTTGTCTTTATCTTGGATCTTGGCCATctctggaagaaaagaattcaGAGGCATCAAGAATGTTGCTCCAATCTTGCCAATCCCAAGTGGTTCTACTAAAGATAAGATTACTCGTAATTTCTCCAACATAGTGGAGTTGTCTGACGAAGACTTGGATGCTATTGACAAGCTCATCAAAGAATTCCCAATTAAGGGATTGAGATACAACGCCCATGCAGAAGCCACCTTGAACGGTTAG
- a CDS encoding predicted protein encodes MRVFIQSNPLWAVFVFLALQLSSAAAFSHRAFDMNLYSNGACLYVNGSSKDTSLRFEFSGVRQPTALVVFQYDDIIAFRNLPNLNYFLNHSYILDKPILGFDDETDQLGFSLISRKDFDIPESILATLVLSDKEVDYPIENDGVYCIYMPLYKYNETLVLPQAHYNARVTVKNETMPVNIYHDISTHISLSIVFGLGLVLMSLFHPAIGQGKLTQLPIVTRYIIYFFIVNFVYNSLYFILELICTYFPNDALYDFTENFYFRLQTGVIDKFQLYILILVYLGYGYAGADVKINTKLTTTFWLANTVSRIVTDYIYTDVNTLIDITLLEEKYSILYNSVILPGGYKKSLIRSMDPRGKGIVSTFSLIQVVSESLFYIAITYYAFKINKYWKTKGETQMKKYIYKSIIFHLFIYKFALKYVALQISTITFGGFFDVGELLKVLGNLIEIYEMKVISLNVIEVFILWLIWGVNKPLKPDGTKKKEKEKK; translated from the coding sequence ATGAGAGTGTTTATCCAAAGCAATCCATTATGGGCTGTCTTCGTCTTTTTGGCGTTGCAATTGTCgtctgctgctgctttTTCACACAGAGCTTTCGATATGAATCTTTACTCTAACGGAGCCTGTCTTTATGTTAATGGTTCTAGCAAAGATACATCTCTTCGTTTCGAGTTCTCTGGTGTCAGACAACCTACTGCTCTTGTCGTTTTCCAATACGACGACATCATTGCTTTCAGAAACTtgcccaacttgaactATTTCCTCAACCATTCGTATATATTGGACAAGCCAATCTTGGGTTTTGATGATGAGACTGACCAATTAGGTTTCCTGTTGATTTCTCGTAAAGACTTCGATATTCCAGAGTCCATTTTGGCAACCCTCGTCCTCTCTGACAAGGAGGTCGATTATCCAATCGAGAATGATGGAGTCTACTGCATCTACATGCCTTTGTACAAGTACAACGAGACGCTTGTCTTGCCCCAGGCCCATTACAATGCCAGAGTTACCGTGAAGAACGAAACTATGCCTGTCAACATCTACCACGATATCTCGACCCACATCAGTTTGTCGATCGTGTTTGGCCTTGGTTTGGTTCTCATGAGCTTATTCCACCCTGCTATAGGTCAAGGAAAGCTCACGCAATTGCCTATCGTAACTCGTTATATCAtttacttcttcattgtcaaCTTTGTTTACAACTCTTTGTACTTCATCTTGGAACTCATCTGCACTTACTTCCCTAACGATGCATTGTACGACTTTACTGAAAACTTTTACTTCAGATTGCAAACTGGTGTTATCGACAAGTTCCAACTCTATATTTTGATTCTTGTCTACTTGGGCTACGGGTATGCCGGTGCTGACGTTAAAATCAACACCAAGCTTACCACAACATTTTGGTTAGCTAACACCGTTAGTCGCATTGTCACCGATTACATTTACACCGACGTCAATACCCTCATAGACATCACCTTGCTCGAAGAAAAGTACCTGATCTTGTACAACTCTGTGATCCTTCCTGGCGGGTACAAGAAGAGTTTGATTAGATCAATGGATCCAAGAGGAAAAGGCATCGTCTCAACATTCTCCTTGATACAGGTTGTTTCCGAATCATTGTTCTACATTGCTATCACATATTATGccttcaagatcaacaagtacTGGAAGACGAAGGGAGAAACccaaatgaagaagtacaTATACAAATCAATAATCTTCCACTTGttcatctacaagtttGCCCTCAAGTATGTTGCATTGCAAATTTCTACCATCACATTCGGCGGCTTCTTCGATGTCggtgaattgttgaaagttCTCGGTAACTTGATTGAAATCTATGAAATGAAGGTTATCAGTTTGAACGTAATTGAAGTGTTTATTTTGTGGTTAATCTGGGGTGTCAATAAGCCATTGAAGCCCGACggaacgaagaagaaggaaaaggaaaagaagtag